ATATTGGCGTCGGCGATGCGGGCCATGCTTGCGGGCAAGCCATTCCCCATCACCAAGAAACTTGATCCCGGTGCTGTCCACCAGCAGGTTCAGCGGCCCCGGCGCACGGCGGCTCGTGATCTGAACCGTGATGCGCTTCTGCCTGCGGCTCAGGGTCGAGAAATCGGGCACCCGCCAGTCGAGCCCGGCCATCGAAAGGATGCTCGCCACCATCCCTGTCGTTTGCCGCAGAGGCAGGCCGAACAGAACCTTCACCATCAAGCAGAACTGGATCGCGGCATCAGAGAAGACCGGCGGCCGACCATTGCATCCGGATTTGGGTGCGCGCCAAACCATGTCCTTGTCCAGCCAGATCAGAAGGGACCCGCGCCGCTTCAAGGCATCGTTGTAGGACTTCCAGTTCATCGTGCGGTAGCGGGTCGGCTCAGGCTTGCTCATACTCGCCCCTTAGCCCACTGGATTCGCAGTGTGAATCCCTCAGAAAACGGAGTTCTGCAACAACGCCCGGCCGATCCGCGATGGCTGGCAAGCGATGCTCGAACCAGTCGGTTCGCCGCTGTCTTACCCTGGCACCACGGCGTTCGGCGGCCACCAGCGACTTTTTTTATAGGTGAACCCAAGCCGCGACAGCAGACTGGCAATGGACGAGTGATGGACACGAACGCCTTCCGCTGCGATCAGCGCGTCCCTGAGTTCGAACAGCGTGATGTCGGGATCCTGTGCGAGCAGTTCCTCAAAAAAGGCCCGGTGCGGGGCAAGCTTTCCATGCCCTTTGGGACGTCCCTGGGGCAATGGTTCGGCATGCCCCCTGGTCCTGATCGCCCGGCCCCAACGTGCTCCGGTCGCCGGCGAGAGTTTCAGCCGCAGCGCCGCCGCCCGACCGCTTAAACCCTCCTCGATATATCGCTGAAACCGCGTCCGGAGCGCCGACGGCAATGGTGCTGACATGATCCATCCTCCCAGACAGAAGGGAATCACGATCCGCGCTGCGACGGAACCCCAAACGATTCAGGGTTCAGTAGAAATGCTTTAGGCGGCTCTTTCCCGCTGCCATTTCGAGTTGTAGCGCCTCTGAGGCTCGGGGTTGTAGCCGCGCATATAGTCAGCCGCCCATTCGTGATAGGCTTCCGTCCTGAGCCGTTCACGCTCGCACCGCAGGCACATTTTGCTGGACGTGTAGCGCTCATCAACGTGACCATACTTGCAGGGTTCGCCGGTAGAGTAGCGTTTCACCCCTTGGCTGATCGCATGTGCCCGGCTGATCTTCGGCCCGTCATAGCAGGTCACGGGCGGATCGCAGACGGCAACCTTATACTTAACACCCATCAGAATGCCCCATCATCGCGACCCCAGTTCACCAGCCGCAGCGCAGCATCAGGATCAATCCCGGCTTCCTTCGCCTGTGCCAGCCCTTGAATCAGCGTTGCCATCGCGCGGGCACGACCTGACACGTCATAAGCCTGCACAGGCCGCATAACGTCGATTTCGATCTTGCCGCCCAGCTTCTCACTGGCTTCCTCGGCCATCAGCATTGCCATCGGCTGAAGCGTCTAGCCAGCCAGATGCCGCTGCACCTCGCGCACCAT
The Paracoccus alcaliphilus DNA segment above includes these coding regions:
- a CDS encoding transposase, whose protein sequence is MSAPLPSALRTRFQRYIEEGLSGRAAALRLKLSPATGARWGRAIRTRGHAEPLPQGRPKGHGKLAPHRAFFEELLAQDPDITLFELRDALIAAEGVRVHHSSIASLLSRLGFTYKKSRWWPPNAVVPG